In the Nerophis ophidion isolate RoL-2023_Sa linkage group LG19, RoL_Noph_v1.0, whole genome shotgun sequence genome, one interval contains:
- the LOC133537830 gene encoding olfactory receptor 10J4-like, with protein sequence MDAEFNGTFITLGGFVEMDKYRYLYFVILLMLYILILCTNCTIICLIWIHRDLHEPMYIFIAALSLNSLLFSTVIYPKLFIDILSHKQTISYSACLFQYFLYYTFAGSDFLLLSAMSYDRYVSICKPLHYPTIMGKRTVIVLLTLAWFLPACKVAVPTVINSQQILCDFTTKGILCNNTMLKLHCVKSAFLTFYGLFIMMTSVVVPVTFILFTYIKIFITTYHRCVEFKKKAAETCLPHLMVLFIFLCLVLFDVVIARLESDLSKIVRLIMTVQVLVYNPLFNPIIYGVKMKDIWKHIKRLFCQLVNKII encoded by the coding sequence ATGGATGCTgaattcaatggaacatttataaCTCTTGGTGGCTTTGTAGAAATGGACAAGTATAGATATCTGTACTTTGTCATCTTGTTGATGTTATATATTCTCATCCTCTGCACTAACTGCACCATTATATGTTTGATCTGGATCCACAGGGACCTTCATGAGCCTATGTACATTTTCATTGCCGCTTTGTCACTCAACTCTCTTTTGTTTAGCACTGTTATCTACCCTAAACTTTTCATTGACATCTTATCTCACAAACAGACCATTTCTTATTCTGCTTGTCTGTTTCAATATTTTCTTTACTATACATTTGCAGGATCAGACTTCTTACTGTTGTCAGCCATGTCTTATGACAGGTATGTGTCTATCTGCAAACCTCTGCATTATCCAACTATCATGGGGAAAAGAACTGTTATTGTCCTCTTGACTTTGGCCTGGTTTCTACCTGCATGTAAGGTTGCAGTGCCAACTGTGATTAATTCTCAACAAATTCTCTGCGACTTTACAACAAAAGGAATTTTATGTAACAATACAATGTTGAAGCTTCACTGTGTAAAATCAGCATTTCTTACCTTTTATGGTTTGTTTATCATGATGACTTCTGTTGTTGTTCCTGTGACTTTCATCCTTTTTACGTACATAAAGATATTTATAACAACTTATCACAGGTGTGTAGAATTTAAGAAAAAAGCTGCAGAGACATGTTTACCTCACCTGATGGTTTTATTCATCTTCCTTTGTTTAGTTTTATTTGATGTCGTCATAGCTCGTTTAGAGTCGGATCTTTCAAAAATTGTACGTCTTATAATGACCGTACAAGTACTTGTGTATAATCCTCTGTTCAATCCAATCATTTATGGAGTGAAAATGAAAGACATCTGGAAACACATCAAGAGATTGTTTTGTCAACTGGTGAACAAAATAATATGA